Genomic DNA from Deltaproteobacteria bacterium CG2_30_66_27:
CCTTTGCTCCACGGAGAGGTTGGCAACGGCCCGGGGTGTGTGGGTCTGCCCGATCCTCGTGAACGAGCCGGGCGCCCGCATGGGGGACACCCTCGGTGAATCGTTCCGGCCTTTCCCGCTTTCGTACGGCGCCTGCGCCACTTGCCTGCGGCACGGCGCCGTATGCGCGAACGTCGCCACGGCGGTTCGGGAGGAATAGGGATGGATGAGGTCTCCGGTCGGGTCGCCCTTTTCGGAGGGGTCTACAACAACTACCTTGCCTTGGCCGCGCTTCTTGACGACGCTCCCTCCCGCGCTTCGGAGATCTTCTGCCTCGGGGACGTGGGCGCCTTCGGCCCTCACCCCGACCGGTCCGTGGAGCTCCTCCGCGAGGCGGCGGTCCCGATCGTCCAGGGGAACTACGACCGCTCCGTCGGGATGCGCCGGGGGGACTGCGCCTGCGGTTATACCGACCCGCGGGACAACCATTTCGCGGCGCTTTCGTACGCTTACACCTTCCGGAAGACTTCCGAGCGGAACAAGGATTTCCTGGCGACACTTCCCGACGAGATCCGTCTCCGGGGCCCCCGGGGGGAGCGGATCCTGCTATGCCACGGTTCCCCGAGGCGGCAGAACGAGTTCCTCTGGGAATCGCTGTCCCCCGATCCGTTTCTCACCCGTTTGCTCGACGATGCGCGGTGCGACGTCCTCGCGGTGACGCACACGGGCATCCCGTGGAAGCGCCGCATGCCCGACGGGCGCCTCGTGATCAACGTAGGGGCGATCGGGCGGCCCGCCAACGATGGGCAGACCCATGTCTGGTACTCCGTGCTGGATTTGTCGGGCGAGGCTCCCGATGCGGCCTTTATCCCCCTGCGGTACGACCAGGAACGGCTTGCCGAAGAAATGCGGACCGAGGGGATCGCCGAACCTTTCGTGAAGACGGTCGAGACCGGATGGTGGACGACCTGCCTGGAGATCCTGCCGGCGAAGGAACGCGCCCGGGGGAGGTACTGAACTTCGGCGGATCGCCCGGTGAGGAAGAGGGGAACCATGTCGAGACCGGTTCCCGACGGGAAAGAGGAGGACAAGATGCGAAAAGCGGTTCTGGCGTTCGTATTTCTGGTCGTTGGATTCAATGCATGGGCGGGACCGGCGGGGCTGGTCAGCAAGCCCAGCCACTATTCGGTACCCGAGACGATGGATCGGCTGGTGGCCGTCCTTCAGGCGAAAGGGATGACGGTTTTCGGCCGGATCGACCATGCGGACGCCGCGAAGAAAGCGGGTCTATCGATGCGGTCGAGCCAGCTCGTGATCTTCGGGAACCCGAAGGGGGGAACCCCGTTGATGGTCGCCGCACCCTCCGCAGCCATCGACCTGCCGTTCAAGGCGCTGGCGTGGGAAGACGCGGAAGGCAAGGTCTGGCTCAGCTACAATGCCCTGACCTGGCTGAAGGAACGGCACGGGATCCGGGGGAAGGACGAGGCGATCGCGGGCCTGG
This window encodes:
- a CDS encoding metallophosphoesterase; this encodes MDEVSGRVALFGGVYNNYLALAALLDDAPSRASEIFCLGDVGAFGPHPDRSVELLREAAVPIVQGNYDRSVGMRRGDCACGYTDPRDNHFAALSYAYTFRKTSERNKDFLATLPDEIRLRGPRGERILLCHGSPRRQNEFLWESLSPDPFLTRLLDDARCDVLAVTHTGIPWKRRMPDGRLVINVGAIGRPANDGQTHVWYSVLDLSGEAPDAAFIPLRYDQERLAEEMRTEGIAEPFVKTVETGWWTTCLEILPAKERARGRY